ATGAGGCAGGAATATGGACGGGGATGTGTGGCGAAATGGCTCAAGAGTTTAAAGCATTGCCAATTCTTTTAGGATTAGGATTGGATGAGTTTTCAATGAGCCCTTCTAGTGTTTTAAAAAGTAGAGACGAAATTAGAAAAATGTCATTTGAAAAAACAAAATCAATGGTAGAAGAAATACTACAGTATGAAGATTCAAAATCAGTACTAAATAGATTGGAGGCAAATGATTTT
This DNA window, taken from Methanocalculus natronophilus, encodes the following:
- a CDS encoding putative PEP-binding protein → GTNDLIQYTFAADRMNESVSYLYQPFHPSIIKQLKMVIDASHEAGIWTGMCGEMAQEFKALPILLGLGLDEFSMSPSSVLKSRDEIRKMSFEKTKSMVEEILQYEDSKSVLNRLEANDFYG